One Streptococcus sp. S1 DNA window includes the following coding sequences:
- the tpx gene encoding thiol peroxidase, which produces MATFLGNPVTFTGSQLQVGEMAHDFSLITPALEKKSLADFAGKKKVLSIIPSIDTGICSMQTRHFNKTLSDLEDTVVLTVSVDLPFAQGKWCAAEGLDNAIMLSDYYDHSFGKAYGLLINEWHLLARAVLVLDADNKVTYVEYLDNINSEPNYDAAIEAVKALD; this is translated from the coding sequence ATGGCAACATTTTTAGGAAACCCTGTTACCTTTACCGGATCTCAACTGCAAGTAGGGGAAATGGCTCATGATTTTTCATTGATCACTCCAGCTCTGGAGAAGAAATCTTTAGCTGATTTTGCTGGCAAGAAAAAAGTCCTCAGCATCATCCCATCCATCGACACAGGGATCTGTTCTATGCAAACACGTCACTTCAACAAGACCTTGTCGGACTTGGAAGACACTGTCGTCTTGACGGTCTCTGTCGACCTTCCTTTTGCTCAAGGTAAGTGGTGCGCTGCTGAAGGACTCGACAATGCCATCATGCTCTCAGACTACTACGACCATTCCTTCGGGAAAGCTTACGGCCTCTTGATCAATGAATGGCACTTGCTGGCGCGTGCTGTCTTGGTCTTAGATGCGGATAACAAGGTCACTTACGTCGAATACCTGGACAACATCAACAGCGAACCCAATTATGACGCTGCAATTGAAGCTGTCAAAGCACTTGATTAA
- a CDS encoding glycerol dehydrogenase: protein MRNFASPSRYIQGENALFENAQSISELGTHPVLLCDSVVYDIVGKRFEEYLGQNGLTVLPVFFNGEASDNEINRVVSLAEENGCNLVIGLGGGKTIDSAKAIADLLKSPVVIAPTIASTDAPVSALSVIYTDEGAFERYIFYSKNPELVLVDSKVISQAPKRLLASGIADGLATWVEARAVMQANGKTMLGQRQTLAGVAIAQRCEKTLFADGLQAMAACEAKVVTPALENIIEANTLLSGIGFESGGLAAAHAIHNGFTALTGDIHHLTHGEKVAYGTLVQLFLENRPKEELNKYIRFYQQIGMPTTLKEMHLETASYEDLLKVGQQATIEGETIHQMPFEVKASDIAQAIVAVDAYVQGLD from the coding sequence ATGAGAAATTTTGCAAGTCCGTCACGTTACATTCAAGGTGAAAATGCCTTATTTGAAAATGCGCAATCTATTTCAGAATTAGGGACTCACCCTGTTTTGCTATGTGATTCAGTGGTCTATGATATCGTAGGGAAGCGTTTTGAAGAATACCTTGGTCAAAATGGGCTCACGGTTTTACCAGTCTTCTTTAATGGAGAAGCTTCTGACAACGAAATCAATCGTGTGGTTAGTCTGGCAGAAGAAAATGGCTGTAATTTGGTCATTGGACTTGGTGGAGGAAAGACCATCGATAGTGCAAAAGCTATTGCTGATCTTCTAAAATCACCAGTTGTGATTGCTCCGACCATCGCCTCTACAGATGCTCCCGTTTCAGCCTTGTCGGTTATCTATACGGATGAGGGTGCCTTTGAGCGCTATATCTTCTATTCTAAGAACCCAGAATTGGTCTTGGTGGATAGCAAAGTGATCTCTCAAGCACCAAAACGCTTGCTCGCTTCTGGTATCGCAGATGGCCTAGCAACTTGGGTAGAAGCGCGTGCAGTGATGCAAGCGAATGGAAAAACCATGTTGGGTCAACGACAAACCTTAGCGGGTGTCGCCATTGCACAACGTTGTGAAAAAACCTTATTTGCTGATGGTCTCCAAGCCATGGCTGCTTGTGAAGCCAAAGTCGTAACCCCTGCTCTTGAAAACATTATTGAAGCTAATACCCTTCTCAGTGGTATTGGATTTGAAAGTGGGGGATTAGCAGCTGCCCATGCCATCCATAATGGCTTTACAGCCCTTACTGGGGACATCCATCATTTGACACATGGTGAAAAAGTAGCCTACGGAACGCTAGTTCAATTGTTCTTGGAAAACCGTCCGAAGGAAGAATTGAATAAATACATTCGTTTCTATCAACAAATCGGTATGCCAACCACTCTGAAAGAAATGCATCTTGAAACTGCAAGTTATGAAGATCTTCTCAAGGTTGGCCAACAGGCCACCATCGAAGGAGAAACCATCCATCAAATGCCATTTGAAGTGAAGGCTTCTGATATTGCCCAAGCCATCGTAGCAGTAGATGCCTACGTTCAAGGTTTAGACTAA
- a CDS encoding metal ABC transporter permease, which produces MIAEFIDGLQQFHFLQNALITAIAIGIVAGAVGCFIILRGMSLMGDAISHAVLPGVALSFILGINFFIGAIAFGLLASILITYIKSNSIIKSDTAIGITFSSFLALGVILIGVAKSSTDLFHILFGNILAVQDQDMWMTIGIGVAVLLVICLLFRPLLLTSFDPVLAQSMGVRVKVYHYLLMVLLTLVSVTAMQSVGTILIVAMLITPAATAYLYANSLWSMMLLSSGLGALASILGLFIGYSLNIAVGSCIVLTSAVFFLISFFIAPKQRKNKHALSPH; this is translated from the coding sequence ATGATTGCAGAATTTATCGATGGATTACAACAATTTCATTTCCTACAAAACGCTCTCATTACAGCTATTGCCATCGGGATCGTCGCTGGTGCAGTCGGATGTTTCATCATTTTGCGAGGCATGTCTCTCATGGGAGATGCTATCTCACACGCGGTCCTTCCAGGTGTGGCTCTGTCCTTTATCCTTGGCATCAACTTCTTTATTGGCGCCATTGCCTTCGGGCTTTTAGCTTCCATCCTGATCACCTATATCAAGAGCAACTCCATCATCAAGAGCGACACTGCAATTGGGATTACCTTTTCTTCTTTTCTCGCCCTAGGAGTCATTCTGATCGGAGTCGCTAAAAGTTCCACCGACCTTTTCCACATCCTCTTTGGGAATATCTTGGCCGTGCAAGACCAGGATATGTGGATGACCATCGGTATTGGGGTGGCGGTCTTGCTGGTGATTTGCCTGCTCTTTCGACCTTTACTGCTCACATCTTTTGATCCTGTTCTGGCTCAATCCATGGGCGTCCGGGTCAAGGTCTATCACTACCTTCTCATGGTGCTCTTGACCTTGGTTTCTGTCACTGCTATGCAGAGTGTCGGGACCATTCTCATCGTCGCCATGCTCATCACACCCGCTGCGACGGCCTATCTCTATGCCAACAGCCTCTGGTCCATGATGCTCCTTTCATCCGGATTAGGTGCTCTTGCATCCATCCTAGGACTCTTTATTGGCTATAGCTTGAATATCGCCGTCGGGTCTTGTATTGTCCTCACTTCTGCTGTCTTCTTTCTCATCAGCTTCTTTATCGCTCCTAAGCAGAGAAAGAACAAGCACGCTCTTTCGCCTCATTAA
- the fimA gene encoding metal ABC transporter substrate-binding lipoprotein/fibrin-binding adhesin FimA has translation MKKIASVLALFVALLFGLLACSKGSSSKSSSDKLKVVTTNSILADMTKNIAGDKIELHSIVPVGQDPHEYEPLPEDVKKTSQADLIFYNGINLETGGNAWFTKLVKNANKVENKDYFAASDGVDVIYLEGQNQAGKEDPHAWLNLENGILYAKNIAKQLIAKDPKNKDFYEKNLAAYTEKLSKLDQEAKQAFNNIPADKKMIVTSEGCFKYFSKAYGVPSAYIWEINTEEEGTPDQIKTLVEKLRQTKVPALFVESSVDERPMKTVSKDTNIPIYAKIFTDSIAKEGEKGDSYYSMMKWNLDKIAEGLSQ, from the coding sequence ATGAAAAAAATCGCTTCTGTCCTCGCCCTCTTTGTGGCGCTCTTATTTGGTCTGTTGGCCTGTAGCAAAGGCTCTTCTTCCAAGTCCTCATCCGATAAATTGAAGGTGGTTACCACCAACTCCATTCTCGCAGATATGACCAAAAATATCGCGGGGGATAAAATCGAGCTACACAGTATTGTCCCTGTCGGTCAAGATCCCCACGAGTACGAACCACTCCCAGAAGATGTCAAAAAAACTTCACAAGCCGACCTGATCTTCTACAATGGGATCAACCTCGAAACGGGTGGCAATGCTTGGTTTACTAAATTGGTCAAAAATGCCAATAAAGTAGAAAACAAGGACTATTTCGCAGCTAGCGACGGAGTCGACGTCATCTACCTAGAAGGCCAAAACCAGGCTGGAAAAGAAGACCCTCACGCTTGGCTCAATCTCGAAAATGGAATCCTCTACGCTAAAAACATTGCCAAACAATTAATCGCAAAAGATCCAAAAAATAAGGACTTCTACGAAAAAAATCTAGCAGCCTACACTGAAAAGCTCAGCAAGCTGGATCAAGAAGCTAAGCAAGCATTCAATAACATCCCGGCAGACAAGAAAATGATTGTAACCAGCGAAGGTTGCTTCAAGTACTTCTCCAAAGCCTATGGCGTCCCATCTGCCTATATCTGGGAAATCAATACGGAAGAAGAAGGCACACCTGACCAAATCAAAACACTGGTAGAGAAATTGCGTCAAACCAAGGTGCCGGCCCTCTTTGTTGAATCCAGTGTCGATGAACGTCCTATGAAAACTGTCTCTAAAGATACCAATATCCCGATCTATGCAAAGATCTTCACTGATTCCATTGCCAAAGAAGGAGAAAAGGGCGATAGCTACTACAGCATGATGAAGTGGAACTTAGACAAGATCGCAGAAGGATTGAGTCAGTAA
- a CDS encoding peptide ABC transporter substrate-binding protein: protein MNKGKVLLATSALLLSAGVLAACSGGKSGSSGEQTFSYVYTQDPDTLDYSISNKKSTSEFTGNAIDGLLEVDKYGNLIPSLAKDWTVSKDGLTYTYKLRKGVKWMTSEGEEYGEVKAQDFVTGLKHAADKKSQAIYLVQKSVKGLDDYVSGKTTDFSTVGVKAIDDYTVQYTLSQPESFWNSKTTMGILMPVNGEFLKSKGDNYGQGTSPSSILYCGPYLIKSITSKSSAILEKNPTYWDADNVKISKVKLTYYDGQDSESLIRGFDNGDYTVARVFPNGSNYKSVEKKHKDDIVYTDQGSSTYNLSFNIDRQAYEITKKTTDAQKTSTKKAILNKDFRQAIMFAFNRKAYVAQTNGEAGANKVIRNTFTPPNFVQIDGKQFGDAVEKDLEAYGDEWKGVSVADGKDTLYNPTKAKEEFAKAKADLQAQGVEFPIHLDLPTSSTYTDGIKQAQSFKQSVESTLGAENIVIDLNMISEDDLQRVTYFAESASQQDWDLNNNLGWGPDYTDPSSYIDITSGKSGENANSYFGFDAGTDNAAAKAAGFDEYDQLIEDAHNETKDVNKRYEKYAAAQAWLTDSALLIPIHSDGASPVVRKTVPYSAAFAWTGHKGQSFNYKYLEVQDKVVSAKDYDKARDQWKKEKEKSNKKAQEELEKHVK, encoded by the coding sequence ATGAACAAAGGGAAGGTACTCTTAGCTACCAGCGCTCTGCTTTTATCAGCTGGTGTACTGGCAGCCTGCTCAGGAGGGAAATCTGGAAGTTCTGGCGAACAGACTTTTAGCTATGTCTATACCCAGGATCCAGATACCCTCGACTATTCGATTTCTAATAAAAAATCGACTTCCGAGTTTACAGGAAATGCGATAGATGGCTTGTTGGAAGTGGACAAGTACGGGAACTTAATCCCATCGCTTGCTAAAGACTGGACTGTTTCCAAGGATGGCTTGACCTATACTTATAAACTCCGTAAAGGGGTCAAATGGATGACTTCTGAAGGGGAAGAATATGGAGAAGTCAAGGCCCAAGACTTTGTCACAGGTCTCAAGCACGCAGCAGACAAGAAATCACAAGCAATTTACTTGGTCCAAAAATCTGTCAAAGGCTTGGATGATTATGTTTCAGGGAAGACAACTGATTTTTCAACAGTTGGTGTAAAAGCTATTGACGATTACACCGTTCAATATACCCTGAGCCAACCAGAAAGTTTCTGGAATTCTAAGACTACGATGGGGATCTTGATGCCGGTTAATGGAGAATTCCTGAAATCTAAGGGAGATAACTATGGTCAAGGGACCTCTCCGTCTAGTATCCTCTACTGCGGTCCTTATTTGATCAAATCCATCACTTCTAAATCTTCTGCGATATTGGAAAAGAACCCAACATACTGGGATGCGGATAATGTTAAGATCAGTAAAGTGAAGCTGACCTATTATGATGGGCAAGACTCCGAGTCTCTGATCCGTGGATTTGATAACGGCGACTATACAGTTGCTCGTGTCTTCCCAAATGGTTCCAACTATAAGAGTGTAGAGAAGAAGCATAAGGACGACATTGTCTATACTGACCAAGGTTCCTCAACCTACAACCTTTCCTTCAACATTGACCGTCAGGCCTATGAAATCACAAAGAAGACTACTGATGCTCAAAAGACTTCAACTAAGAAAGCAATCTTAAATAAGGACTTCCGTCAAGCCATTATGTTTGCCTTTAACCGCAAGGCTTATGTAGCGCAAACTAACGGGGAAGCGGGTGCCAATAAGGTCATCCGTAATACCTTTACGCCACCAAACTTTGTCCAAATCGATGGCAAACAATTTGGTGATGCAGTAGAAAAAGACTTGGAAGCTTATGGGGATGAATGGAAAGGGGTCTCTGTCGCAGATGGAAAAGACACCCTCTACAATCCAACCAAGGCCAAAGAAGAGTTTGCCAAAGCCAAGGCAGATTTGCAAGCTCAAGGAGTTGAATTCCCAATTCATTTGGACCTTCCAACTTCTTCAACTTATACAGATGGGATCAAACAAGCTCAATCCTTTAAACAGTCAGTTGAATCTACACTAGGAGCAGAAAATATTGTCATCGATTTGAATATGATTTCTGAAGATGATCTGCAACGGGTTACCTACTTTGCTGAAAGTGCTTCGCAACAAGACTGGGATTTGAACAATAACTTGGGTTGGGGACCAGACTATACGGACCCATCTTCTTACATCGACATCACTAGTGGTAAATCCGGCGAAAACGCCAATTCTTACTTTGGATTCGATGCTGGTACGGATAATGCAGCCGCAAAAGCAGCTGGTTTTGATGAATATGATCAATTGATCGAAGATGCGCACAATGAAACCAAAGATGTGAACAAGCGTTACGAAAAATATGCTGCCGCTCAAGCTTGGTTGACCGATAGTGCCCTCTTGATTCCGATCCATTCAGATGGAGCTTCTCCAGTCGTTCGTAAGACTGTACCATACTCTGCAGCCTTTGCTTGGACAGGCCACAAGGGTCAATCCTTCAACTATAAATATTTAGAAGTTCAAGACAAGGTCGTATCGGCTAAAGACTACGACAAAGCGCGTGATCAATGGAAGAAAGAAAAAGAAAAATCCAATAAAAAAGCGCAAGAAGAACTTGAAAAGCATGTGAAATAG
- a CDS encoding M13 family metallopeptidase, which yields MVRLQDDFYDYVNGEWAETAVIPDDKPSTGGFMDLIQDIENLMLDITGKWQRGEELPEDSILQNFVKYHKMVADFDAREAAGVAPVIPLINEIKALSSFEDYTSKLGTYELAGKPNLMPFSVSPDFMNAQMNVLWGESLALILPDTTYYEEGNEKGPELLAIWRQMMEKLLPKFEFSEEEIKDILDKVIAADAELAKYVLSNEERSEYNKLYHPYEWADFKALVPELPLDAFFTEVIGQTPDKIIVPEERFWKEFAPKYYSAANWETIHAKLKLGAALDWTSFLTEEIRVLSGEYGRIITGIPEPRPKEKAALALAEGPYSQALGLWYAGEKFSPEAKADVEHKVATMIDVYKERLEKADWLAPETREKAIVKLNVITPHIGYPEKLPETYAKKIIDESKTLVENAQALYEISIAHTWSKWNQPVDRSEWHMPAHLVNAYYDPQQNQIVFPAAILQAPFYDLHQSSSANYGGIGAVIAHEISHAFDTNGASFDEHGSLKDWWKPEDYEAFTARTQKVIDQFEGQDSYGAKINGKLTVSENVADLGGIAAALEAAKKEKDFSAEEFFTNFARIWRMKARTEYMQLLASVDVHAPGKLRTNVQLPNFDEFFETFDVKEGDGMWRAPEDRVIIW from the coding sequence ATGGTACGTTTACAAGATGATTTTTATGATTATGTCAATGGGGAATGGGCTGAGACAGCTGTGATTCCTGATGACAAACCGTCAACTGGTGGTTTTATGGACTTGATCCAAGATATCGAAAACTTGATGTTGGATATCACTGGAAAATGGCAACGGGGAGAAGAGTTGCCTGAAGACAGCATTCTGCAAAACTTTGTCAAATACCACAAAATGGTGGCAGATTTTGATGCGCGAGAAGCAGCTGGTGTGGCACCAGTCATACCCTTGATCAATGAAATCAAGGCCTTGTCTTCTTTTGAAGACTATACCAGCAAGTTGGGCACCTATGAACTAGCTGGCAAACCAAATCTCATGCCATTTAGCGTGTCACCAGACTTTATGAATGCCCAAATGAATGTCTTGTGGGGAGAGTCCCTTGCTCTCATCTTGCCAGATACAACCTATTATGAAGAAGGCAACGAAAAAGGCCCAGAATTACTGGCTATCTGGCGCCAAATGATGGAAAAACTCTTACCTAAATTTGAATTCTCAGAGGAAGAAATCAAGGATATCCTGGATAAGGTCATTGCGGCGGATGCAGAATTGGCCAAATATGTCTTGTCAAATGAAGAAAGATCCGAGTACAACAAACTCTATCATCCTTATGAGTGGGCAGATTTCAAGGCCTTGGTCCCAGAATTGCCACTCGATGCCTTCTTTACTGAAGTGATCGGACAAACACCAGATAAAATCATCGTGCCAGAAGAGCGTTTCTGGAAGGAATTCGCACCAAAATACTACTCGGCAGCCAACTGGGAAACCATTCATGCCAAATTGAAACTCGGTGCAGCTTTAGATTGGACGTCTTTCTTGACGGAAGAAATCCGTGTCTTGTCTGGTGAATATGGACGGATCATCACGGGGATTCCAGAACCTCGTCCAAAAGAAAAAGCAGCTCTGGCCTTGGCAGAAGGACCTTATAGCCAAGCACTTGGACTCTGGTATGCGGGCGAAAAATTCTCACCAGAAGCAAAAGCAGACGTAGAGCATAAAGTCGCGACCATGATTGACGTCTACAAGGAGCGCTTAGAAAAAGCAGACTGGCTCGCTCCTGAGACTCGTGAAAAAGCCATTGTCAAACTCAATGTCATTACACCGCATATTGGCTATCCTGAAAAATTACCAGAAACATACGCCAAAAAAATCATCGACGAAAGCAAGACCTTGGTGGAAAATGCTCAAGCTCTCTATGAAATTTCCATTGCCCATACTTGGAGCAAGTGGAACCAACCAGTTGATCGAAGCGAATGGCACATGCCAGCCCACCTGGTCAATGCTTACTATGATCCGCAACAGAACCAAATCGTCTTCCCAGCAGCGATTTTACAAGCACCTTTCTATGACCTTCACCAATCATCATCAGCCAACTACGGCGGAATCGGTGCAGTCATTGCCCATGAAATCTCCCACGCCTTTGACACCAATGGAGCATCCTTTGACGAGCATGGTAGCTTGAAAGACTGGTGGAAACCAGAAGATTACGAAGCCTTTACCGCTCGCACACAAAAAGTTATCGATCAGTTCGAAGGCCAAGACTCCTACGGTGCTAAGATCAACGGGAAATTGACCGTTTCTGAAAACGTAGCAGACCTCGGAGGGATCGCTGCAGCCCTTGAAGCCGCGAAGAAAGAGAAAGATTTCTCAGCAGAAGAATTCTTCACCAACTTTGCTCGCATCTGGCGCATGAAAGCTCGGACAGAGTACATGCAACTCCTCGCAAGTGTCGATGTCCACGCACCAGGAAAACTCCGTACCAATGTTCAATTACCAAATTTTGACGAATTCTTTGAAACTTTCGATGTCAAAGAAGGCGACGGCATGTGGCGCGCACCAGAAGACCGTGTGATCATTTGGTAG
- a CDS encoding DUF1958 domain-containing protein has protein sequence MESMNYGRHLHKRLKRNLLSLLVGVLAFGPISTAFADDIYQQEDVMKIAADAGLVLDDFYKPKADIVIDANTGAILYGDNIDTVRDSGSMAKLMSAYVVFRALKEGKIKYDTVITATEADQAISENNLLSNSPIVAGVDYKVSELIKMLFVPSSSAAVIMLANAVTDNDPDKFLDLMNQYAQEMGMSHTKWHNPNGAMISVLQGYYNPQRYDVNANNEITARDMSILAYHIVNDLPEMLEYTKQAHTTIMEGTPYEQSYDNYNTSLEGGKFALKGTDGLKTGSSPTADYNYTATTKRGKQRIIEVILGVGNYDVEIAESYRNQIGNTLAEKMFADYQYKKILSAGDHTIDGKTIHLKQDFYATVKKGTKPALKLEDNRLVVQNGLQQVSPSIKPGVAVSESKTTTSSSKSKGLDVMWLFCFLPAGILYLIFKQTDPKRRK, from the coding sequence ATGGAATCTATGAATTATGGGAGACATTTACACAAACGACTTAAACGCAACCTCTTGTCCCTCCTTGTAGGAGTCTTGGCATTTGGCCCTATTTCCACTGCCTTTGCGGACGACATCTACCAGCAAGAAGATGTCATGAAAATCGCAGCCGACGCTGGACTGGTATTGGACGATTTTTACAAACCTAAGGCTGACATCGTCATCGACGCCAATACTGGAGCCATTTTGTACGGAGACAATATCGACACGGTCCGTGACTCAGGAAGCATGGCTAAGCTCATGAGTGCCTACGTGGTCTTTCGAGCCCTTAAAGAAGGCAAGATCAAGTACGATACCGTGATCACAGCAACAGAGGCGGACCAAGCCATCTCGGAAAACAATCTGTTAAGTAACTCACCTATTGTAGCTGGTGTTGACTACAAGGTATCTGAATTGATCAAGATGCTCTTTGTTCCATCTTCCAGTGCGGCCGTGATTATGCTCGCCAACGCCGTCACTGACAATGATCCCGATAAGTTTTTGGACTTAATGAATCAGTACGCACAAGAAATGGGGATGAGCCATACCAAATGGCATAATCCAAATGGGGCGATGATTTCGGTCCTTCAGGGCTACTACAATCCTCAGCGCTACGATGTCAATGCCAATAACGAAATTACAGCGCGGGACATGTCTATTCTGGCTTATCACATCGTAAACGACCTGCCAGAAATGCTGGAATACACCAAGCAAGCTCACACTACCATCATGGAAGGAACCCCCTACGAGCAAAGCTACGATAACTACAATACTTCCCTCGAAGGTGGAAAGTTCGCCCTTAAAGGAACAGATGGACTCAAGACCGGATCCAGCCCAACTGCTGACTACAACTACACCGCGACAACCAAGCGGGGGAAACAACGGATTATCGAAGTGATTTTGGGGGTTGGGAACTACGATGTCGAGATCGCCGAAAGCTACCGCAATCAAATCGGGAATACCTTGGCTGAGAAAATGTTCGCAGACTACCAGTATAAAAAAATCCTTTCTGCAGGCGATCATACCATCGATGGTAAGACCATTCACTTGAAGCAAGACTTCTATGCGACCGTTAAGAAGGGAACGAAGCCAGCCCTTAAACTAGAAGACAACCGCCTAGTCGTCCAGAACGGCTTGCAACAGGTATCTCCAAGCATTAAACCGGGAGTGGCTGTCAGTGAGTCTAAAACAACGACCTCTAGCAGTAAAAGCAAGGGACTCGATGTCATGTGGCTCTTCTGCTTCCTGCCTGCCGGAATTTTATACCTGATCTTTAAACAAACCGATCCAAAAAGAAGAAAATAG
- a CDS encoding metal ABC transporter ATP-binding protein: MIQIEHLSVAYQQTLALEDLSLTIQGPTILGILGPNGAGKSTLIKAMLGLLPHSGKVLLDQKDLGQALQRVAYVEQKSAIDFHFPITVRECVSLGLYPHLSIFKRKSKEDLQKVENAMKLVNLLDLADRQIGQLSGGQFQRVLIARCLVQEAEVIFLDEPFAGIDSVSEDIIMQTLKTLKKEGKTILIVHHDLSKVPAYFDQVLLLHRKLIAFGKTEETFTKENLHAAYGHELFIGGEIR, translated from the coding sequence ATGATTCAAATTGAACATCTAAGTGTTGCCTACCAGCAAACACTGGCCCTAGAGGATCTTTCCCTCACCATCCAGGGTCCAACCATCCTAGGCATTCTTGGACCCAACGGAGCAGGAAAGTCAACCCTGATCAAGGCCATGCTAGGACTTCTCCCTCATTCGGGAAAGGTCCTGCTCGATCAAAAAGATCTCGGCCAAGCTCTTCAACGAGTGGCCTACGTCGAACAGAAATCCGCTATTGATTTCCACTTCCCCATCACGGTGCGGGAGTGTGTCTCACTGGGTCTCTATCCCCATCTTTCGATCTTCAAGCGAAAAAGCAAAGAAGATCTCCAAAAGGTGGAAAATGCAATGAAGCTTGTCAATCTTCTTGATCTAGCAGATCGCCAGATTGGTCAGCTTTCAGGAGGGCAATTCCAACGGGTCCTAATCGCCCGCTGCTTGGTCCAAGAAGCAGAGGTCATCTTTTTGGATGAGCCCTTTGCAGGGATTGACTCCGTTAGCGAAGACATCATCATGCAAACACTAAAAACCTTGAAAAAAGAAGGCAAGACCATCCTGATCGTCCATCACGACCTCAGCAAGGTCCCTGCTTACTTCGACCAGGTCCTCCTTCTCCATCGTAAGCTGATTGCTTTTGGAAAAACAGAGGAAACCTTTACCAAGGAGAATCTGCATGCAGCCTACGGTCATGAACTCTTTATAGGAGGTGAAATCAGATGA
- a CDS encoding DUF3114 domain-containing protein — protein sequence MNRRELARLGWRENSLAYLEKHLQGYKDPQAYQEQYQSVFFFASPLFQNMWFQEIKDLTETAAQDLLRGVMKILLMPSDLSGTCEETAFLLSRMAPDCPPGSDFWKAFSRVVQVAFEKDPLADQSGDQLLKRQVHQLRYLLSSYQAQWIRIHNARAGQTDEEALQAYLQETIAVTVDAYAAARLHNKVSLRPDGHLHYPSGASQQVNFKVLLNFHTEYILDQAGHFLNEVDPVEVSENGIVNGASFNYGLARGRTHKDLDIDPVKAWDPAFRKQVLYQQGVRYLAPKNDRGEQGYWSRKGVFAQGGKSYKQQVARRVRSFLRGIPRLRWRVLLQNGLHRIL from the coding sequence CAAAGATCCACAAGCCTACCAAGAACAATACCAGTCTGTCTTTTTCTTTGCCAGTCCTCTGTTTCAAAACATGTGGTTTCAAGAGATCAAGGATCTAACGGAAACTGCTGCCCAAGACTTGCTGAGGGGCGTCATGAAAATTCTCCTGATGCCGAGTGACTTGTCTGGAACTTGTGAAGAAACAGCCTTTCTTCTGAGTAGGATGGCTCCAGATTGTCCGCCAGGATCCGACTTTTGGAAGGCTTTTTCACGCGTCGTGCAGGTCGCCTTTGAAAAGGATCCTTTAGCAGATCAGTCGGGAGATCAGCTTTTGAAACGCCAGGTTCACCAGTTGCGCTACCTACTTTCAAGTTACCAGGCGCAATGGATTCGGATACATAATGCGAGAGCTGGACAGACTGACGAAGAGGCCTTACAAGCTTACCTACAGGAGACTATAGCTGTCACGGTGGATGCTTATGCGGCTGCCCGCCTTCACAACAAGGTCTCCCTAAGACCAGATGGTCACCTTCATTATCCATCAGGGGCCTCCCAACAAGTCAATTTCAAGGTCTTGTTAAATTTTCATACGGAGTATATTCTCGATCAAGCTGGGCATTTCCTCAATGAAGTCGATCCAGTAGAAGTTTCTGAAAATGGCATTGTCAATGGTGCAAGTTTTAACTACGGGTTGGCTAGGGGCCGGACCCATAAGGACTTGGATATTGACCCCGTCAAAGCGTGGGACCCAGCCTTTCGCAAGCAGGTCCTCTATCAGCAAGGTGTTCGCTATCTAGCTCCGAAGAATGATCGCGGAGAGCAAGGTTATTGGAGTCGAAAAGGAGTCTTTGCACAGGGGGGTAAGAGCTATAAGCAACAAGTAGCAAGACGCGTGCGAAGTTTCCTCAGAGGCATCCCTCGCTTACGCTGGCGGGTTCTCCTCCAGAATGGGCTCCATCGGATTTTATAG